tttcaaatttccgataTTAaaaacacttgataatcaattaggtaccaatttttgggcgttacgagggtgctaacccttcttcttgcttaaccgactcccaaatccgttttctcgactttcgtagaccaaaattaatgttttaaaacaaaacattttataaggtgatccaatcacacctaaaaagattggtggtgactcccatttttgtttttcttaaagtcgattcccattttccaaaactcgatttaaaaagggtttcgacagcttggcgactccactggggaatcAATAAGAGAGTCATGCCGTATAATTGATtaccttttgtcttaatgtcgaaaatttgaaaaattttaaaattcaatcctttttgcattacatgtgtttgtattattgcatatgttatatattctgatacgcattgcatttgcatgactgttgtggtcacacccttaagtgggagtgaaaaactacgccttcgtgaggttttcgcctccgtgcaggatagtggatcactttcgggatacatccgtacctatggtttcgtgagattttcatctccataTAGCCATAgcgaaatgtattcccctgaactgaactcgattcaaatgagcctataatgggtgagaatcgaggaatctgctggttcaggtacttTAAATTTTAGAACTAAAACCTCATACAGAAAAACTGTAAGAGCTCAACTTAGTTAGAATtatactttagatattaccctcaCATATCATTCTTGAGTTTATTAAGATTATATGATACTGACTGTTTCCTTTTTTCATTGCATGTCATTtcgcatttaaaaggtatcgattcatggtcagtttctaagttagaaagttttattatggagaacggacttcttgatagagtggaggataacgctaacgtccatagatggtctaAGCAAACTCAGCTCGGAAAAAGGGATAGCATAACTGTGGGATATATGTCGGAGCTGTCAGACTACACTCGCATCAATGTCACACAAAATAATCTGCAGGAGCTTAAGGcgatttgggatcagtggggcaatgagACCAAGCAATCATTCTACGGTAAGTACGGAGATTTTCCCTATTTGTTTGATATTCATGTTGATGAGAACTTGTTTCGAGCTCTCGCTCAATTTTGGAACCCAGCATACAGTTGTTTTACCTTTGGGGAGGTAGATTTAgtgcctactgtggaggagtacacagccttacttcggtgtcctagatttcagtgtgatagaatttattctcgagctgcttgtgtcccaACCTTTGGTAAGAAGTTGATGACCATTAcggggatgagtgagcagtggatTATGGCTAGAATTAAAGAAAAGGGTGAGAGTAAGTGCATTACATGGGGAACTTTGAAAGATCTGATCCAGACACATCCAGACGAGGTGAAGAGAGTAGACATTTTTACCTTAAGTTTATACGGATTAATGGTTTTCCCCAGGGCCTTGGGATATATGGATGAGGCGACCACGGATCTCTTTCATCGACTTAGTAAATGGGTCACTGTTGTTCCTGCGATTTTGGCAGAGACGTTCAGGTCCTTGAATGCATGTAGGAGGGCCAGTGTAGGCCGGTTTGTTggttgtgctcagttacttttagcttggttctacagtcacttccgattgatagatagggtggtttaTCGGGTTTTCTTCGATGACTATTCCCCGTTGAAGGACATAGCAGCTTCAACTAGGAGAGTTGATATTCTTGAGGAAAATTGGATCGCGCTACTCCAGAACCTGCAGTCAAAGGATGTGGAGTGGAGAGCTCCATGGATGGttcctggtgagattctttaccgATGTGGTAGTTTTGATTAGGTCCCtttgttgggaatttggggtgccatttgTTATGCCCCTTTTCTTGTGTTGAGGCaacatggattgagacagttcatacCGACAATTTACGGGTTAGTTCAAAGTGAGTTCGTATATAGAGGAGCTGACTACAAGAGGAAAGTCAGTGAGATCTCTAGTGTTTGGAACAAGACTTGCCGATTAAAGGGAGTAGCTATTAGCCCTGCTACGACTCCGGGGTACGTCGAGTGGAGAAGTAGAAGgattaatgataacatccctaggCCAAGTGCGGAAGGAGCTCaaccaatggaggaatatttacaagtgatgccctcaaagttagaaattatgaagcaagagtttgagagaaagaacttggagcttgagaagaggatagcaaagctCGAGGAAGAAAAGATATACTTGAGCTTATACATTGACGTTCAAAAGAGGAGGTTGAAAAAGAAAGGAAGGAGAAAAGGAAGATAGAGGAGGATCAGGATGATTTAAAGAAgcattacaaaagggcacaagAATCCTTGAAGAGAGCGAGAATAGGAAGGTCTTTAGATCAGTTGCAGAAAGAGGTCAGAGAGGAAAAGTCCAAAGCCGAATATTaggagaggaagttccaagaggTGAAATTACGAAATTTGACCTTAGAAAAGGAAAATCAAGGGTTAAAAACTAAGGTGACTGGGCTTGGACGGTCCCTTCATCTGCAACAAAGTCGAGATTCCATGGTAGAGGTAAAGGAGCTAAAAGGCAGAGTTGAGGAGTTGGAATCAGCATTGCAAGATAGTAAGCTTTTTATCGAGCAGCTTGAGGCACGAGAAGATTATTTAAAGGGAGAATTGTGCCAGTCTAAAGAACAAATCAGAGATAGAGATTACCTTATTGGAGAAGCCATAATTCAAATCCGAGAGGTAGCTAAACACATTCGAGACTTGGCAGTACGAGCTGATGtattgagtttgatgcatgagtcGTCGTCGGATATAGGTCGAGAATTAGCctttttattagatagagttaaaactttgggcagtAGGGCGAAAGcatatttgtaatcctcttatatgtaaagatattctttgtctaaataaagttttctaaatgagattaaATTAGAATCGATGTCCTTTTtgcatttcatgcatttgcatctcataacATTTCATCGTATtgtttgcattcaaagttatagaaagactctaattagttaaaattacctcagaagtagaaaagaaaatctggaaaccACGTATCAGTACAGAACTCGTGCAAAATATAGGAATATGGATTAAAGGTTTGAACAATTACAGAAGGACATGCAGGACCAATTGCAAGAGAAATTGGAAAAAATGCAGAAcgacatgagggagcaaatggtagaggctcagaGAAATATGATGACTGAGATGGCTCAGTTGCTGAGGGCCACTGAGGCTTTACTCCACCCCACGGGCCTACACAAACCGAGACACCTCCTAAAAGACCATCTGTCAATATAAGGCCTTAATATGGGCCGGTTGATGCAAGGATCCATATGAATTACCCAACTGGTTCAGGATTCAATTTGGGTGATAACCCTACCAATCCCCTCATTCCTGATTTGGATATGGCTGAAAAAGAGGATTTGAGGGCTGAAGCTGCAAAACAGTTGGAGGAACGTTGCCGATGGTTGGAGGAGAAATTCAAAGCTTTAGAGAGTACTGATAGGCATCATGGAGTTGATGCCAAAGATCTAAGCTTGGTCTCAGAATTGGtgcttcctcacaaattcaagatgccGAAGTTCGAGAAGTACAATGGTATTACTTGTCCAGAGGCCCACATCATGATGTTCTGTAGAAGGATGACTGGGTACGTAAATAATGATCAGTTGTTGATCCATTGTTTCCAAGACAGTTTAGCGGGAGCGGCAGccaggtggtacaatcagttgagccgggcTAGAATAAATTCATGGAGGGATCTTGCGCAAGCCTTCATGCAGTAGTACAatcatgtgactgatatgactcCTGATAGGATCACTctgcaaaacatggagaagaagcctaatgaaaattttaggcaatatgcgcAGATGTGGAGAGAGGTGGCAATGCAGGTTCAACCACCACTGCTAGAGAAGGAGACCACCATGTTATTCATCAACACTCTGAAAGCTCCATTCattactcacatgattggaagcactaCCAAAAGCTTTGCAAACATAGTCATGGCAGGGGAAATGATCGAGAATGCTATAAGGGGTGGCAAAATCGAGGGGGAAGCGGCCAAAAGATGGGCTCCAAGGAGAAAAGACAATGAGGTGAACAACACAAGTAGCTTCAACTCAAAGGCAGTCACAGTTGGTCAATCTAAAGTAGCTGCGGTTGGACAACAAGGTTTTCAAAGGCAGGAATCAGGCACAAGACACGAGATGATGCAATTCACacctatccctgtgacgtatcATGAGCTTTATCAAAGTCTATACGATGTACATGCTATTGCTCCTTTCCACTTGAAACCATTACAGCCTCtatatcctaaatggtatgatgcaaacgcTAGATGCGAGTACCACGCTGGAATATCAATGCACTCAATTGAAAATTGTACCGGATTCAAAAAGGTCGTGGAGAGGTTGATCAAGATAGGGGTTGTGAAATTTGACAATACCCCAAATACTAAAAACGCTTTTCCAAATCATgacaatcaaggagtgaatgccattggcGAAGCTAGTGAAAGAAGGATGAAGGAAAATGTTGCTGAGGTAAGGATGCCTATGAAGGTAATTTGGGAGGAAATGATGAAGAGAGGGATGATAACCTCTAAGGGTGAAAGAGAAAGAACGAgaaactactgtgagttccatggAGAGGAGGGTCATGAGACCCAAAATTGTGAAGAATTCAGAGCCTTGGTGCAAGGCTGTATAGATAAAAAAGAGCTACAAATTTTGAAGGTAGctcttataaaaaaaaatatgtgtgcTGGAAGAGGAACAACAAAGAACCAGTTGGCCAAGGATTATTATTTCCTTGCAGGGGAATAATAAAGTAGGGGCGCAAACAGTGCCTAAggtcataatccataaacctgtgtcctttccttataaggataacaagaGGGTACCATGGAGTTATAACTGTCAAGTGATAATGCCGGAGAAAGAGGATATAGCAAGTGCTTCTAAGAAAGCTCAAGGTGAGGGTTACCATACACGAAGTGGGAAGCGATATGATGCACTAGGTGTTAGAGAGAAGCCCACAAACAGCGTTAGTATGGAGAGAAAGAAGGAGGCTAAATTGCCTATTAAGGAGCCAATAAAAGAAGAGGAGGCTAAGGAATTtttaaagttccttaagcatagtgaGTATAGCATGGTCGAGCAGTTGCGTAGGCAGCCGGCTCGTATATCAGTATTGGCTCTACTTTTGAGTTCTGAGGCGCATAGGGAGGCATTAATGAAGGTGCTCaatgaaacatatgtcacccacgacatatccgttaacaagctaGACCGGTTGGTGAATAACATAAGCGCGGATAACTTCATTTACTTTAATGATGACGAAATCCCACGGGGGGGCAGAGGGTCAACTAAGGCTTTGCATATTACTACTCGATGCAAGGGGTACACACTCCCAAGTGTGCTCATTGATAATGGATCGGCCTTGAATGTTCTACCATGGTCTACATTAAATAGATTACCCATTGACGactctcacatgaagacatgtcaaaatgtggtaagagcctttaaCGGTACAGAAAGGAAGGTGATGGGAAGAATTGACATCCCTTTGAAAATCGGGCCAAACATATACGAAGTAgacttcttggtgatggatatcaagccttcCTACAATTGCTTACTAGGCAGGCCTTGGATACACTCAGCAGGAGCGGTGCCCTCGTCATTacaccaaaaattgaaattagtAATAGATGGACatttaataaccatcaatgcggaggaggacattatagccgcagtcactagcaaggccccttatgtcgagaCGAACGAAGAGTCTATTGAGGGTTCCTTTCACTCTTTAGAGTTCATAAATGCAACCTTCATTTCAGAAGGGAGGAAGTTTCCGGTGCCGAACATAGCAAGAGCTACGAGGATGACTCTACAAATGATGGCAGGAAAGGGAGTCTCACCAAAAAAGAGGTTAAGAGATATTTACAATAAGGGAATTAGATACTCGAACTAAGAGAGAAGAGAGATCGCTTCAGtctgggcttcaagccagactaTAAGCAAAGAAGGAAGGAAGTTGAGAAGCATCAAGAGGGAAGAAGGGTGCGCTTAAATagaagagaagtggagtgggagccGATGACATTCCCTCCACTATCCCAAACTTTCATATCAAGAGGGTTACTCATAGAAGGAATTCATCAGCTTAATGCTATACAAGATGAAAGATCAGAGCAAGGAAatcttgagggcattcgcccttacgaaccgggaagccctctgaacaattggactatggaggaacttcctgtagtctttagaaattTTTTAGAGTAATTATCGAAACATTATTGTTactctagagcctaggagtaatataattacatttgtgaaataggcttacgataatttattattatttaataaaacataacttttatcaattcaaacgagtattgtttcatttttgtcAATCAATATTCCGTTAAATTTTGAccattcttattctttcattcatagtacataaataatcatccttaaattcattcattctttatagatccctagatatcaatgatatgagcactgTTATAacaaatcctgatttctctcatgagcaagacatgtgtttagaggaatctcaggattttgaagatgtccaggaCTGTGATGTGTCTTTAGATCTTTTGAGgatggtaaaacaggaggagaaacaaatcatgccacatgaaaaAGAGGCGATAGAGAATGTATCTCTAGAAGAAGGGAAAGAAGTGAAAATTGGCATGCATATTGTTGAAGACACAAGGCAGGGACTGATTGAGTTGCTacgagagttcaaggatatcttggCATGAtcctatcaagatatgccagggttaaatacCGATATTGTGGTGCATCGTCTCCCAATAAGACAGGAATGTaaaccagtccaacagaagttgcgaagaatgaggccagatatcgtGTTGAAAATAATGGacgaagtcaagaagcagttcgatgcagggttcttacaagaggtgaagtaccctgaatgggtagctaatattgtaccaattcctaagaaggatgggaaagtacgaatgtgtgttgattacagagatttgaacaaagctagcccaaaggataattttcCTCTACCACACATAGACACTTCGGTAGAAAATACAGCAGGacattcgttgttctccttcatggatggtttctcagggtacaatcaAATAAAGATGCATCCCGAGGACATggacaaaaccaccttcataacattgtggggtacgttttgttacaaagtaatgccttttggattgaagaatgcaggggcaacataccagagggctatggtgaccttatttcatgatatgatgcacaaggaaattgaggtgTATGTCAATGACATGATTGCCAAG
This is a stretch of genomic DNA from Gossypium arboreum isolate Shixiya-1 chromosome 11, ASM2569848v2, whole genome shotgun sequence. It encodes these proteins:
- the LOC108471363 gene encoding uncharacterized protein LOC108471363, producing MTPDRITLQNMEKKPNENFRQYAQMWREVAMQVQPPLLEKETTMLFINTLKAPFITHMIGSTTKSFANIVMAGEMIENAIRGGKIEGEAAKRWAPRRKDNEVNNTSSFNSKAVTVGQSKVAAVGQQGFQRQESGTRHEMMQFTPIPVTYHELYQSLYDVHAIAPFHLKPLQPLYPKWYDANARCEYHAGISMHSIENCTGFKKVVERLIKIGVVKFDNTPNTKNAFPNHDNQGVNAIGEASERRMKENVAEVRMPMKVIWEEMMKRGMITSKGERERTRNYCEFHGEEGHETQNCEEFRALVQGCIDKKELQILKGNNKVGAQTVPKVIIHKPVSFPYKDNKRVPWSYNCQVIMPEKEDIASASKKAQGEGYHTRSGKRYDALGVREKPTNSVSMERKKEAKLPIKEPIKEEEAKEFLKFLKHSEYSMVEQLRRQPARISVLALLLSSEAHREALMKVLNETYVTHDISVNKLDRLVNNISADNFIYFNDDEIPRGGRGSTKALHITTRCKGYTLPSVLIDNGSALNVLPWSTLNRLPIDDSHMKTCQNVVRAFNGTERKVMGRIDIPLKIGPNIYEVDFLVMDIKPSYNCLLGRPWIHSAGAVPSREEVSGAEHSKSYEDDSTNDGRKGSLTKKEDFEDVQDCDVSLDLLRMVKQEEKQIMPHEKEAIENVSLEEGKEVKIGMHIVEDTRQGLIELLREFKDILA